A single Eremothecium sinecaudum strain ATCC 58844 chromosome VIII, complete sequence DNA region contains:
- the JHD2 gene encoding histone demethylase (Syntenic homolog of Ashbya gossypii ABR167C; Syntenic homolog of Saccharomyces cerevisiae YJR119C (JHD2)): protein MSKVTLEHIPVLRPTEDEFKDPIGYLSQAPIRRIGNTYGMVKLVPPAGFLPPMVLNDETFRFKVRLQTLSELGLLNRSRLFFLKQLKNIMLLRGISPEKIPVEPYCVVDMGTRVYFYDVFIAVIKFYNASAPERSIANRSRKRGREESIKEDLATSRTLVMVPLSQVLADKVLWRQLSKEFNVPREVLASLFKSKISDYYQYLQKQSKGCDSASLIKTLLYQEESPWCQIREDSDSDTDSETETEDTCVICKTQEDSEEMIVCNSCGNCFHDQCLAVPLASAPRDNWMCGNCIVGTGYYGFKEEKLKYSRQEFKSLCAEFDKMCFPGGKPLDSIRVLEDMFWALVSNIDNRLTIRYGADIHHTAPGEVTAFPTMDWIPPEIEKDSAAYKEYLSYATHPMNLINLPSANGSLLPVIGKSISGMTVPWIYIGSTFSTFCWHLEDQYTLSANYQHEGDPKIWYSIPEHSSEAFNNLLRKISPDLFEKQPDLMHQLVTLISPYDNQFIKAGISCYKAVQYPGEYIITYPKCYHAGFNSGYNLNEAVNFTLDLWIPFGLQAIDDYKMTKRKCVFNMWELMFNILKRYLVVPKTLQPSLAIRCHTELLKIFNSEMSIIQRIEDMLDKNESKVMTRRRTTCIHNGERKFKGEQHSIIFSSTENDESQEEPANAYVSDDKNNYDPDSNRRQDENAGENADEEEEKEEEEEEEEEEEDDHDLICSECKTICPFAFVVHVQRFNVYRRRKLPNMTPVEWNNLAAQGIISILCLADYMALVEQTQACKRRKSRHVDTLDKDELHYITEPEEIKDILQKTENMIHNGL, encoded by the coding sequence ATGAGTAAGGTGACGTTAGAACATATCCCCGTACTACGCCCTACAGAAGATGAGTTCAAAGATCCTATTGGATATTTATCGCAAGCACCAATACGTAGGATTGGTAATACATATGGGATGGTAAAATTGGTACCTCCTGCAGGATTTTTACCGCCAATGGTTCTCAACGACGAGACTTTTAGATTCAAGGTTCGTTTACAGACACTGAGTGAGTTGGGACTCCTCAATAGATCAAGGCTCTTCTTTCTTAAACAGCTTAAAAACATAATGCTTTTGCGAGGAATTAGTCCCGAGAAGATTCCGGTTGAACCCTACTGCGTTGTGGATATGGGCACCAGGGTTTATTTTTATGATGTGTTTATTGCTGTGATCAAATTTTATAATGCATCAGCACCTGAACGCAGCATAGCGAATAGGTCTCGGAAGCGGGGCCGTGAGGAGTCAATAAAGGAGGATTTAGCTACATCCCGCACGCTGGTCATGGTACCGCTGTCGCAAGTACTGGCAGACAAAGTATTGTGGAGACAGCTATCTAAGGAGTTTAATGTACCAAGGGAAGTACTAGCTTCTCTCTTTAAATCCAAAATATCGGATTATTATCAATATCTACAAAAGCAGAGTAAAGGCTGCGATTCAGCATCATTGATCAAGACTTTGTTATATCAAGAGGAGTCTCCCTGGTGCCAAATTCGGGAGGATAGTGATAGTGATACAGACTCTGAGACAGAAACAGAAGATACCTGTGTTATATGTAAAACTCAGGAGGATTCTGAGGAAATGATAGTGTGTAATTCATGTGGGAACTGTTTTCATGATCAGTGTCTCGCGGTGCCCTTGGCTTCGGCCCCAAGGGACAACTGGATGTGCGGTAACTGTATAGTTGGTACGGGTTACTACGGATTCAAAGAGGAGAAGTTGAAATACTCAAGGCAGGAATTCAAATCTCTCTGTGCTGAATTTGATAAAATGTGCTTCCCCGGTGGAAAACCTTTGGACTCAATTCGGGTGCTTGAAGATATGTTTTGGGCACTAGTCTCCAACATTGATAACAGACTCACCATTCGTTATGGTGCAGACATACATCACACAGCACCCGGGGAGGTTACTGCTTTTCCTACAATGGATTGGATCCCTCCTGAAATAGAGAAGGATTCAGCAGCGTACAAGGAATATTTGTCTTATGCGACTCATCCGATGAACCTTATTAATCTACCGAGTGCAAATGGTTCTCTTCTTCCCGTTATTGGAAAGAGCATATCAGGAATGACGGTTCCCTGGATATACATTGGTTCAACGTTTTCCACCTTTTGTTGGCACTTGGAGGACCAATACACCTTGAGTGCAAATTACCAACATGAGGGAGATCCGAAGATATGGTATAGTATACCAGAGCATAGTTCAGAAGCTTTTAACAACCTACTGAGAAAAATATCTCCCGATTTATTTGAGAAACAGCCTGATTTGATGCATCAACTCGTAACTTTGATATCTCCATACGACAATCAGTTTATTAAAGCTGGCATCTCTTGTTATAAAGCAGTACAATATCCAGGCGAGTATATCATTACCTATCCAAAATGTTATCATGCTGGTTTTAATTCGGGCTATAACCTCAACGAAGCCGTCAATTTTACGCTTGATCTTTGGATACCTTTCGGATTACAAGCCATAGATGATTATAAAATGACTAAGAGGAAGTGCGTGTTTAATATGTGGGAGCTAATGTTTAATATACTGAAGCGATACTTGGTTGTGCCAAAAACGTTGCAACCCTCACTGGCAATAAGGTGCCATACCGAGCTACTTAAGATATTTAATTCTGAGATGAGCATTATCCAAAGAATTGAAGATATGCTGGATAAGAATGAATCAAAGGTGATGACCCGTAGGAGAACTACTTGCATACATAATGGTGAAAGGAAATTTAAAGGGGAACAGCATTCGATCATATTTAGCAGTACGGAAAATGACGAAAGCCAGGAAGAACCCGCAAATGCATATGTCAGCGATGATAAGAATAATTATGACCCAGATAGCAATCGCAGGCAGGATGAGAATGCGGGTGAGAATGCggatgaagaggaagagaaggaggaagaggaagaggaagaggaagaggaagaggaCGACCATGACTTGATTTGTTCGGAATGCAAAACCATCTGCCCGTTCGCTTTTGTTGTTCACGTCCAAAGATTTAATGTATACAGACGACGCAAGCTTCCTAATATGACACCAGTTGAGTGGAACAATTTGGCCGCGCAAGGCATAATTTCAATATTATGTTTAGCAGACTACATGGCATTGGTTGAACAAACACAAGCTTGTAAGCGTCGTAAGTCTAGACATGTTGATACGCTTGACAAAGACGAGCTCCATTATATAACAGAACCCGAAGAGATCAAAGATATCTTACAAAAAACAGAAAATATGATACATAATGGTTTGTAA
- the PRO3 gene encoding pyrroline-5-carboxylate reductase (Syntenic homolog of Ashbya gossypii ABR168W; Syntenic homolog of Saccharomyces cerevisiae YER023W (PRO3)) produces the protein MGYTLTIIGCGVMGQAVLSAIYNAPLANSDTKHFYPQKIITCNSSKASADEVTKLISSFPKSPNGIEVECTYNFNSVAVKGSNVIILGTKPYLVQDVLSDLKGVIEGKLIISLAAGWRIEQLAAFSPKISRVMTNTPAKFGFGTAVIAHSTAVPEAEKLLVSQLISHIGTCIELPEKNMDAATALVGSGPAFVLLMLESLMESGIRLGIPLKQSRECAIKVLEGTAKMAEITGLHPAMLKHQVCTPGGTTIAGLCVMEDEGVRSGIVKGVQEAAKVAASLSGKK, from the coding sequence ATGGGCTACACTCTGACAATAATCGGCTGTGGCGTCATGGGCCAAGCCGTTCTTTCTGCTATATACAATGCTCCCCTCGCCAACAGTGATACAAAACACTTCTACCCTCAAAAAATTATTACATGTAACAGCAGCAAAGCAAGTGCAGATGAGGTTACAAAACTAATCTCCTCATTCCCAAAGTCACCAAACGGGATCGAGGTAGAATGTACTTATAATTTTAACTCAGTTGCTGTTAAAGGTAGCAATGTGATAATTCTTGGCACCAAGCCATATTTAGTGCAAGATGTGCTCTCGGACTTAAAGGGAGTAATTGAGGGGAAATTAATTATATCTTTGGCAGCAGGATGGCGAATTGAACAGCTGGCAGCGTTTTCCCCTAAAATTTCAAGAGTTATGACGAATACACCTGCCAAATTCGGATTTGGAACAGCTGTGATTGCCCACTCTACTGCTGTCCCAGAAGCCGAAAAGCTCCTAGTGTCGCAGCTGATAAGTCATATCGGAACGTGCATCGAGCTTCCTGAAAAAAACATGGACGCCGCAACCGCGCTCGTCGGCTCCGGTCCTGCTTTTGTTCTATTAATGCTCGAATCTCTTATGGAATCTGGTATAAGGTTAGGGATCCCTTTAAAACAATCACGTGAGTGTGCTATAAAAGTCCTAGAGGGTACAGCTAAGATGGCCGAAATTACCGGTCTGCATCCCGCTATGCTGAAGCACCAAGTGTGTACCCCAGGAGGAACTACTATCGCTGGACTGTGTGTGATGGAAGACGAAGGAGTAAGATCTGGAATAGTCAAAGGTGTACAGGAAGCTGCCAAAGTCGCTGCATCCCTAAGCGGGAAAAAATAG
- a CDS encoding HHL294Wp (Syntenic homolog of Ashbya gossypii AEL103W; Syntenic homolog of Saccharomyces cerevisiae YJL158C (CIS3), YKL164C (PIR1) and YKL163W (PIR3); Inverted gene duplication in Saccharomyces cerevisiae) encodes MQFRIATFAALLAATGLVSADEDWTKLAPNSTYAGGYITYESTFGISVIPLAEENAKKFEHDGQTGSTDGAAPSPGSSPVNAEETHLHLDSVACKTGSALELNLTDSILRDAHGRIGSIVANRQFQFDGPPPQAGTIYANGWSLTPEGNLALGDSDVFFQCLSGNFYNLYDQYIAPQCSPIHLKAVELIYCPPAVQGAQA; translated from the coding sequence ATGCAATTCAGAATCGCTACTTTTGCTGCTCTCTTGGCTGCCACTGGCCTAGTTTCCGCTGATGAGGACTGGACCAAGTTGGCTCCAAACAGTACCTACGCTGGTGGATACATAACTTACGAGAGCACTTTCGGAATTTCCGTTATTCCTCTTGCTGAAGAAAATGCTAAGAAATTCGAGCACGATGGTCAAACAGGTTCTACCGATGGTGCAGCTCCATCCCCAGGAAGCTCTCCAGTTAATGCTGAAGAGACACATTTACATCTAGACTCCGTTGCTTGCAAGACCGGAAGTGCTCTTGAGTTGAACTTGACTGACTCTATTCTACGTGATGCTCACGGTAGAATCGGATCTATTGTTGCTAACAGACAATTCCAATTTGATGGTCCACCACCACAAGCCGGTACTATCTACGCTAACGGTTGGTCTTTGACTCCAGAAGGTAACTTGGCTTTGGGTGACAGTGATGTCTTCTTCCAATGTTTGTCCGGTAACTTCTACAACTTGTACGATCAATATATTGCTCCACAATGTTCTCCAATCCACTTAAAGGCCGTCGAGTTGATCTACTGTCCTCCAGCTGTTCAAGGTGCTCAAGCTTGA
- the FAR1 gene encoding cyclin-dependent protein serine/threonine kinase inhibiting protein FAR1 (Syntenic homolog of Ashbya gossypii AEL104W; Syntenic homolog of Saccharomyces cerevisiae YJL157C (FAR1)), whose product MVVTTPVTEQGPGFTHTPPSRESAFGSPAAKFLKIVSGRSIKRIGSKFRRSSYSSGVIGSTGHVELNAVTQTPDSPQRVLRDDVIPEVMAAPRLSPFVLQNSKRRPKPLDLRTLSPPITVEKPAAPSSVEGKLGTPVRLTFPKSFDSARRDLASDLLIGGLDDITERQFFIPDYKRTPQRYEEEVSPTCRINHAQTDISSTPGSKRYNVNICSICGEYLNALLVGEKVVEMNCEHQSHYQCYSAVLEGTIQQGKYPRCETCLKQSKPKDEQVLHDMTSSLLLKKSLKTSVSNVKEHVMGLESAVLERPLYNLITPCEQLIKSADISSNGFKTPIAQSIQDRLGVDSAEEDFTATIPHTSVSIDTAGVTAEQDDVKVNIIPQVSKFIINENSEQTLLPFVLNCYVENNKSSEPELQKIDNEELRANIQQHVISKLGQNVAKAGALKMFDRMSYSFDGDQWSPIVFYWFERCFVLVQQGSCDDSEALIIGKIPVSQLATLFKYDSHTLILYLKSMSFPELYLRSPDESTAIISKWNFYLGEKTCEVTVTQQTSNCWNSLPKHILTDLPKELISYNQLTGEVGATQFWEGSTVVSQGFSANLSRNDAKLQLVVAVSLVNCAPRLHSNEELLSSIQKKLRTVLGSLNAGDLFGLVVSNDGVKEGKFYGMIGKEWDLWDEIIDSLCVSDANPCVDEQSELQHIMEVSDRLLSTVEEPAEHVRQLIILGNDHDVPIISMTPDPNSSASTAISACARKITSHYSFSILQYVTRNCYAFIREYMGHPTYNIKVNVVSQLLDVDVYQIVEKLHRKATTRLNIQLDSFDPNVAKFHSIEVAGRINSVEGPSVTLEIDPLEPGSSVNILFDMQVATKALLNKYPSCSSAPFSLVNARYRTSFTQSAQRHCTSLGILFKPQHESCTTPCSLAALISHNSISADANDSFMDIPLIAPLSPSRDSIFVSRQLQFLTIDALNTVLKDARSRLQSSTSSPNPFSLKELVSVLFGISNNCIESFPLYDKEFDDPVSMTEYTEMLCKKLDTIVNLYKIESNTTQSSASTPEWIHMARVLLNSLM is encoded by the coding sequence ATGGTGGTAACCACACCAGTAACAGAACAAGGGCCCGGATTTACTCATACCCCTCCTAGCAGAGAATCTGCATTTGGAAGCCCAGCTGCGAAGTTCTTAAAGATTGTCTCTGGGAGATCAATAAAACGAATAGGAAGCAAATTTAGAAGATCCAGTTATTCCAGTGGAGTAATAGGAAGCACAGGCCATGTTGAATTGAATGCAGTAACGCAGACACCTGACTCGCCGCAACGTGTGCTTCGGGACGATGTCATTCCCGAAGTCATGGCGGCGCCAAGACTGTCTCCATTTGTTCTACAAAACTCCAAGAGGAGGCCCAAACCTTTAGATTTGAGGACGTTGAGCCCTCCTATTACGGTTGAAAAGCCGGCTGCACCAAGTTCAGTAGAAGGAAAGTTGGGAACTCCCGTTCGACTTACATTTCCAAAATCATTTGATAGTGCTCGTCGCGATCTTGCATCAGATTTGTTGATAGGTGGTTTAGACGATATTACTGAAAGACAGTTTTTTATCCCTGATTATAAAAGAACCCCTCAAAgatatgaagaagaggtGTCTCCCACCTGTAGGATCAATCATGCGCAGACAGATATTAGCTCTACTCCTGGGTCAAAGCGCTACAATGTCAACATTTGCTCTATTTGTGGTGAATACTTAAATGCGCTACTGGTTGGCGAGAAGGTAGTAGAAATGAATTGCGAGCACCAGAGTCATTACCAATGTTATTCAGCAGTTTTAGAAGGTACCATCCAGCAAGGTAAATATCCCCGCTGTGAAACATGTTTAAAGCAAAGTAAACCTAAAGATGAACAAGTATTGCATGACATGACGTCTTCACTATTATTGAAGAAGTCGTTGAAAACATCTGTCAGTAATGTGAAGGAACATGTAATGGGCCTAGAATCAGCGGTCCTCGAGAGGCCATTGTATAATCTAATCACTCCTTGTGAACAGTTGATTAAAAGTGCCGATATTAGTTCCAATGGTTTTAAGACACCTATTGCACAAAGCATACAAGATAGACTTGGCGTTGATTCCGCTGAAGAAGATTTTACAGCAACAATACCTCACACGTCAGTTAGTATTGACACAGCAGGCGTTACGGCCGAGCAGGACGATGTCAAAGTTAACATTATACCCCAAGTAAGCAAATTTATCATAAATGAGAATTCCGAGCAAACACTGCTGCCTTTTGTCCTAAATTGTTATGTGGAAAACAACAAATCATCAGAGCCGGAACTTCAAAAAATAGACAATGAAGAACTGCGGGCTAACATCCAGCAGCATGTGATATCCAAGTTAGGTCAAAATGTTGCAAAAGCAGGTGCTCTTAAGATGTTTGACAGGATGAGCTACTCGTTTGATGGCGATCAATGGTCTCCGATAGTCTTTTACTGGTTTGAACGCTGTTTTGTATTGGTTCAACAAGGCTCTTGTGATGACTCAGAAGCACTTATCATAGGTAAAATCCCAGTGTCACAACTTGCTACACTCTTCAAATATGATTCCCATACCCTCATACTGTACTTAAAGAGCATGTCATTCCCAGAACTTTACCTGAGAAGTCCAGATGAAAGTACAGCCATTATAAGTAAGTGGAACTTTTACCTGGGAGAGAAAACTTGCGAGGTTACTGTAACTCAACAGACCTCCAATTGTTGGAATAGTTTGCCTAAGCATATATTAACCGATCTACCAAAAGAACTGATTTCTTACAACCAGCTTACGGGAGAGGTTGGAGCAACTCAATTTTGGGAAGGTTCCACAGTTGTTTCCCAAGGATTTTCAGCGAACTTATCACGGAACGATGCAAAGCTGCAACTAGTGGTCGCAGTAAGTCTTGTTAATTGTGCTCCTCGCTTACATTCAAATGAAGAGTTACTGTCCTCCATCCAGAAAAAGCTGCGTACCGTCTTGGGTAGCCTTAATGCTGGCGATCTGTTTGGGCTTGTAGTCTCTAACGACGGTGTCAAAGAAGGTAAGTTCTATGGTATGATTGGAAAGGAGTGGGATCTTTGGGACGAAATAATCGACTCGCTTTGCGTTTCGGATGCGAATCCTTGCGTTGATGAACAGAGTGAACTTCAGCACATCATGGAGGTAAGCGATAGGTTACTTAGTACCGTCGAAGAACCTGCTGAACATGTTCGGCAACTTATAATTTTAGGGAATGACCACGACGTTCCTATTATTTCTATGACTCCAGATCCCAATTCCTCAGCATCAACCGCAATATCAGCCTGTGCGCGCAAGATCACATCACACTACAGTTTCTCAATCTTGCAGTATGTTACGCGCAATTGCTACGCTTTTATAAGGGAATATATGGGCCACCCAACTTACAATATAAAAGTCAATGTGGTCTCACAACTGTTAGATGTTGATGTTTATCAAATAGTGGAGAAACTTCACAGAAAGGCTACCACTCGCCTGAACATTCAACTAGATAGTTTTGATCCTAATGTCGCCAAATTTCACAGTATCGAAGTTGCGGGTCGTATAAACTCAGTCGAGGGTCCATCCGTAACGTTAGAGATTGACCCTCTTGAACCAGGTTCATCCGTAAACATTCTATTCGATATGCAAGTTGCAACGAAGGCATTACTGAACAAATACCCTTCATGCTCCAGCGCACCTTTTTCACTTGTGAACGCTCGTTACCGTACGTCATTTACACAGTCGGCGCAACGCCACTGCACTTCGCTAGGAATTCTATTCAAACCGCAACATGAAAGCTGTACTACACCATGTTCTCTGGCAGCACTCATATCGCACAACTCCATTTCTGCAGATGCCAACGACTCATTCATGGATATTCCCCTTATAGCCCCTTTATCTCCTTCTAGGGACTCAATATTTGTTAGCCGCCAACTCCAATTTCTCACCATAGATGCCCTTAACACCGTCTTAAAAGACGCTAGAAGCAGGCTTCAATCATCAACATCCTCACCTAACCCATTCTCGCTCAAGGAACTGGTTTCCGTCCTCTTTGGTATTAGCAACAACTGTATTGAGTCCTTCCCACTTTACGACAAGGAATTTGACGACCCCGTAAGCATGACCGAATATACTGAAATGCTTTGTAAAAAGCTCGATACCATTGTAAACCTTTACAAAATTGAATCTAACACCACCCAAAGTAGTGCTTCCACTCCTGAGTGGATTCATATGGCACGGGTTCTCCTGAATTCTCTTATGTAA
- the SSY5 gene encoding Ssy5p (Syntenic homolog of Ashbya gossypii AEL105W; Syntenic homolog of Saccharomyces cerevisiae YJL156C (SSY5)), with protein MLFTVDILSRWKTVRRILEARKRKGNSRILRSNGLLSDFERTYDDDELTRAGESVRSFSIFSKGKVTYATDECSSISESKARISVGNTTLAEDYDVECPMGLVQLEKLTGTWHAAVEQEDIDVSTCFEQLSLNSHVCEGYSDMLQQASLRLQGYSGNIGKSIQPIESEVEKKLDILGEKLDLLMHDVHKNVIDVAQAVTRASEYFDWFFPEVNKINGKLSKQGYVLLRRITKVLLHLQDNLISSDIFSNTRSVLLKHYVSFLGKLNAGIHAADVDSHLGLPSINIFAIGNECDLPNKEEIFEVMDEVITSENVTIFDQDGAFIAPVLRGLTKELAVLTVMFGFPNVTQQHQDMMRVLYSFFPDVHFYCKKGRITPCASKVAYNMLQRLSPMEAITSNTSDFIPPYKLPTDAMSPPISMSLSTEDSVKITGTLGGYLYPQISESDCASSEFAGASYAVTCAHVVLSENQEHPYVSVPSTVLQNTYKSALKEESDRYADGSVEKSSFLSEILRIEENMRWQQQNKFGKVVWGERTIINNKLSDFAIIKVSPKFRCHNHLGDDLVGMPDLSLRFKNLYVKRKIINILPGMEVFKIGASSKYTSGNVNGLKMVYWADGKIQSSEFVVSSKQPLFATGGDSGSWILTKLEDELGLGVVGMLHSYDGEQKQIGLFTAITDILRRLHQVTGVQWNINQPSDLIF; from the coding sequence ATGTTGTTCACGGTTGACATTTTGTCGCGTTGGAAGACAGTACGGAGAATTTTAGAAGCTCGTAAAAGAAAGGGAAATAGTAGGATTTTAAGGAGTAATGGATTACTAAGTGATTTTGAACGAACgtatgatgatgatgagttAACTAGGGCAGGGGAATCTGTGCGGTCTTTCTCAATTTTCTCAAAGGGGAAGGTGACGTATGCCACTGATGAGTGTAGCAGTATTTCCGAAAGTAAAGCTCGGATAAGTGTAGGAAATACTACATTGGCTGAAGACTATGATGTAGAATGTCCGATGGGCTTAGTTCAACTAGAGAAGCTAACTGGTACATGGCATGCAGCCGTAGAGCAGGAAGATATAGACGTTTCTACGTGTTTCGAACAACTTAGCTTGAACAGCCACGTGTGTGAGGGTTATAGTGATATGTTGCAACAAGCATCGCTTCGTTTACAAGGCTATTCAGGAAATATCGGAAAAAGTATTCAGCCGATAGAAAGTGAAGTGGAGAAAAAACTTGATATTCTTGGTGAGAAGTTGGATCTTCTTATGCATGATGTGCATAAGAATGTCATCGATGTCGCTCAGGCTGTAACGCGGGCCTCAGAATATTTTGACTGGTTTTTTCCTGAGGTAAACAAAATAAACGGGAAGCTTTCGAAGCAAGGATACGTTTTGCTAAGGAGGATTACGAAAGTGTTACTTCATCTTCAAGACAATTTGATTTCCTCGGATATTTTCAGTAATACAAGATCAGTACTATTGAAACATTATGTGAGTTTTTTGGGTAAGTTGAACGCTGGTATTCACGCCGCAGATGTTGATAGTCATCTTGGCTTACCTTCAATTAATATTTTCGCAATAGGAAATGAGTGCGATCTTCCCAATAAGGAAGAGATATTTGAAGTCATGGATGAGGTAATTACTTCAGAGAATGTAACCATTTTTGACCAGGATGGCGCCTTTATTGCACCTGTGCTAAGGGGATTGACTAAGGAGCTTGCAGTGTTGACTGTTATGTTTGGATTTCCGAACGTAACACAACAACATCAGGATATGATGAGAGTTTTGTACTCCTTTTTTCCTGATGTGCATTTTTACTGCAAGAAGGGCCGCATTACGCCTTGTGCATCAAAAGTTGCCTATAATATGCTACAAAGGCTGTCGCCGATGGAAGCCATAACTTCGAATACATCTGACTTTATTCCTCCCTACAAATTGCCAACAGACGCTATGTCGCCGCCAATTTCTATGTCACTTTCTACTGAAGATAGTGTGAAAATCACAGGTACCTTAGGGGGCTACTTGTACCCGCAAATCAGCGAAAGCGATTGTGCCTCATCAGAATTTGCGGGGGCCTCTTACGCGGTCACTTGTGCACATGTTGTCCTATCGGAAAACCAGGAACATCCGTATGTGTCTGTACCGTCTACGGTGCTACAAAATACCTACAAGAGTGCGCTAAAGGAGGAATCAGATAGATACGCTGATGGTAGCGTGGAGAAGAGCAGTTTTCTCAGCGAGATTCTTcgaattgaagaaaatatGAGATGGCAGCAACAGAACAAATTTGGAAAAGTCGTATGGGGAGAGCGTACTATAATTAACAATAAGTTGTCCGACTTTGCAATTATCAAAGTTAGCCCGAAGTTTCGTTGTCATAATCATCTAGGGGATGATCTGGTAGGCATGCCAGATCTGTCGTTGCGGTTTAAGAATTTATACGTGAAAAGGAAGATAATTAATATACTACCGGGTATGGAAGTCTTCAAGATAGGTGCATCATCAAAATACACTTCGGGGAACGTTAATGGTTTGAAAATGGTGTATTGGGCTGACGGGAAAATACAAAGCAGCGAGTTTGTAGTATCGTCTAAACAACCCCTTTTTGCAACAGGAGGTGATTCAGGTTCATGGATCTTAACGAAACTCGAAGATGAGCTGGGTCTCGGAGTAGTCGGTATGTTACACAGTTATGACGGGGAACAGAAGCAGATCGGACTATTCACCGCCATAACCGATATTCTACGAAGACTACATCAAGTTACGGGAGTTCAGTGGAACATAAACCAGCCTTCGGAtttaattttttaa